A window from Drosophila kikkawai strain 14028-0561.14 chromosome 2L, DkikHiC1v2, whole genome shotgun sequence encodes these proteins:
- the LOC108072513 gene encoding uncharacterized protein yields the protein MFENISFLFLFAMALSSWAVLCLQHAVEIQKRAAKDYRVELYTELPKITFEPDVSHKPSVPSSFSDSFEFAKSFWVILILTFGLSKLFQLAERKAKDYIKGRKTMKSDHADDSAVEQKLHPSQQTQVMVEENAAMKEQLSVLQTHCLEMSELLHELRVIKSSSSQESVQSADENLEQTLEHSEESMMVRQGTGFLAESAQPLYGKPKSCPVLSSSTQQIQNIYITNSHIHIGGPVFCSDNNFSKELCKQAAMYSQKQSEFVQVWEKYIAGPKERPMIAGVRCNNMLL from the exons atGTTTGAAAACATTAGTTTTCTGTTCCTTTTTGCAATGGCCCTTTCATCCTGGGCTGTGCTTTGTCTGCAGCATGCGGTTGAGATCCAGAAACGCGCTGCCAAAGATTATCGCGTAGAACTCTACACAG AACTACCCAAGATTACATTTGAGCCAGACGTAAGCCACAAGCCCTCAGTTCCAAGTTCTTTTAGCGATTCCTTTGAATTTGCAAAAAGCTTCTGGGTAATACTCATACTAACCTTTGGTCTGTCCAAGCTTTTTCAATTGGCCGAGAGAAAGGCCAAGGATTACATAAAGGGCCGCAAAACGATGAAGTCTGACCACGCGGATGATTCTGCCGTAGAGCAGAAACTTCATCCTTCTCAACAAACTCAAGTGATGGTGGAAGAGAATGCAGCTATGAAAGAGCAGCTAAGCGTTCTCCAAACTCACTGTTTGGAGATGAGCGAGTTACTGCACGAGCTAAGGGTGATCAAAAGTTCCAGTAGCCAGGAAAGTGTTCAATCCGCGGATGAGAACTTGGAGCAGACTTTGGAGCATTCCGAAGAATCGATGATGGTTAGGCAGGGAACGGGCTTCTTAGCTGAATCGGCGCAGCCTCTTTATGGGAAACCAAAGTCCTGTCCAGTTTTGTCCAGCTCAACCCAGCAGATCCAGAATATCTATATCACAAATAGCCACATCCACATCGGAGGGCCCGTTTTCTGCTCGGATAACAACTTTAGCAAGGAGCTCTGCAAGCAGGCGGCGATGTACTCTCAAAAGCAAAGCGAGTTTGTCCAAGTGTGGGAAAAGTACATCGCCGGACCCAAGGAGCGCCCCATGATAGCGGGTGTGCGTTGCAACAACATGCTTCTGTAA